From the Azospirillum formosense genome, one window contains:
- a CDS encoding response regulator, whose protein sequence is MIAARILIVEDDRIVARDIQHQVSRMGHVVVGLSASGEEAVRLACSHQPDLVLMDIRLDGEMDGIEAARRIREAQRIPVVFLTAYANDDVVERASRTEPFGYLLKPLEEPQMRTVIQMALYKQASDARLRMSERRYAATLASIRDGVILCDRDGRVDFMNRVAETMTGWTAAEAAGRPLASVFVALDEETQEPQEDFSALVRHHGAHAPPERLSRLLPRGETAPDRPDSAGIVVEERCSAIIDDRGEVAGAILVFSDLTQRRQIAEALRKAEADLARIGRLTMMGELATAVAHEVNQPLMAIITNAGTCLQHLSQPEPDLGKTRAVAERIVRDAQRAGDVIRSIHALVRRTPADPGRVDMNALAVETLALVRAELRRARITVETDLQAGLPSVHGDRVQLQQLILNLVMNAVEAMADPGLPLRRLRVVTAGGDGGISVRVEDSGPGIAEADPEVLFRALYTTKPDGLGMGLSISRSIAELHGGRLTATPGTPCGSVFEAVLPASLGET, encoded by the coding sequence ATGATCGCGGCTCGGATCCTGATTGTCGAAGACGACCGCATCGTCGCGCGTGATATCCAGCATCAGGTTTCCCGAATGGGCCATGTCGTGGTCGGACTGTCGGCCAGCGGCGAGGAGGCGGTGCGGCTGGCCTGCAGCCATCAACCGGACCTGGTGCTGATGGACATCCGCCTGGACGGGGAGATGGACGGGATCGAGGCGGCGCGCCGGATCCGCGAGGCGCAGCGCATCCCCGTGGTCTTCCTCACCGCCTACGCCAACGACGACGTCGTGGAGCGCGCCAGCCGGACGGAGCCCTTCGGTTACCTGCTGAAGCCCCTCGAAGAGCCTCAGATGCGCACCGTCATCCAGATGGCGCTCTACAAGCAGGCCAGCGACGCCAGGCTGCGGATGAGCGAACGGCGCTACGCCGCCACGCTCGCCAGCATCCGCGACGGGGTGATCCTGTGCGACCGCGACGGGCGCGTCGACTTCATGAACCGGGTGGCCGAGACGATGACCGGCTGGACGGCGGCGGAGGCGGCCGGGCGGCCGCTCGCCTCCGTCTTCGTCGCCCTGGACGAGGAAACGCAGGAACCGCAGGAGGATTTCTCCGCCCTCGTCCGGCACCATGGCGCCCATGCCCCGCCGGAACGGCTGTCCCGCCTGCTGCCCCGCGGCGAAACGGCTCCGGACCGGCCCGATTCGGCCGGGATCGTGGTGGAGGAGCGCTGCTCGGCCATCATCGACGACCGCGGCGAGGTGGCCGGTGCCATCCTGGTGTTCAGCGATCTGACCCAGCGCCGCCAGATCGCCGAGGCCTTGCGCAAGGCCGAGGCGGACCTCGCCCGGATTGGCCGGCTCACCATGATGGGCGAACTGGCCACCGCCGTCGCGCACGAGGTCAACCAGCCGCTGATGGCGATCATCACCAACGCCGGCACCTGCCTCCAGCATCTGTCGCAGCCCGAACCCGACCTGGGCAAGACCCGCGCCGTGGCGGAGCGGATCGTGCGCGACGCCCAACGGGCCGGCGACGTGATCCGCAGCATTCACGCCCTGGTGCGACGGACGCCGGCCGATCCGGGGCGGGTCGACATGAACGCCCTGGCCGTCGAGACGCTGGCGCTGGTGCGGGCCGAACTGCGCCGTGCCCGCATCACGGTGGAAACCGACCTTCAGGCGGGTCTGCCCTCGGTCCATGGCGACCGGGTGCAGCTGCAGCAGCTCATCCTCAACCTGGTGATGAACGCCGTCGAAGCGATGGCCGACCCCGGCCTGCCGTTGCGGCGGCTGCGCGTCGTCACCGCCGGCGGCGACGGCGGGATCAGCGTCCGTGTCGAGGACAGCGGGCCGGGCATCGCCGAGGCCGATCCGGAGGTCCTCTTCCGCGCTCTCTACACCACCAAGCCCGACGGGCTGGGCATGGGGCTGTCGATCAGCCGGTCGATCGCGGAACTGCACGGCGGGCGCCTGACCGCGACTCCGGGAACGCCCTGCGGCAGCGTGTTCGAAGCCGTGCTTCCGGCATCGCTCGGAGAGACGTGA